The following are encoded in a window of Mycobacterium sp. ELW1 genomic DNA:
- a CDS encoding thiolase family protein, which translates to MNRGPFDGKAVLTGAGKSQVGRRLGRTGLDLTLEAVLRAIEDAGLSVDDIDGIASYPGPGVPDAGFSGATVQEVRNALGLRSRWYVSAMETAGQIGPAIEACMAVSLGLANHVVVYRSVWESTAAQQAGGGRASVLFGGGELPPHLEWTAPFGALSAANWLAMPAQRYMHDFGLTREHLGRIAINARTNAARNPDAVYREPMTMADYLGARMISEPLCLYDCDVPCDGATAVIVSRRDAANGLPRHPLTVESVGPGMYERATWDQRADITTMAAHDSGATLWENTRLTPANVDMAQLYDGFSFLTVMWLEALGFCDHGKVGEFLDDGSRIALDGPLPINTSGGQLSGGRLHGMGFLHEACVQLWGEGGERQAPKTPEVVAVGVGGGPVAGSMLLSSR; encoded by the coding sequence ATGAACAGGGGTCCGTTCGACGGTAAGGCAGTCCTGACCGGGGCGGGCAAGTCGCAGGTCGGCCGCAGACTGGGCCGGACAGGTCTGGACCTCACGCTGGAAGCGGTCCTGCGGGCCATCGAGGACGCCGGGCTGAGCGTCGATGACATCGACGGCATCGCCAGTTATCCGGGGCCGGGCGTTCCGGACGCCGGTTTCTCAGGAGCCACCGTGCAGGAGGTGCGTAACGCGCTCGGCTTGCGTTCGCGCTGGTACGTCTCGGCGATGGAGACCGCGGGCCAGATCGGTCCCGCGATCGAGGCGTGCATGGCCGTCAGCCTGGGCCTGGCCAACCATGTTGTCGTCTATCGGTCGGTATGGGAGTCCACCGCGGCCCAGCAGGCCGGCGGAGGCCGCGCCTCGGTGCTCTTCGGCGGTGGCGAGTTGCCGCCGCACCTGGAGTGGACGGCGCCGTTCGGGGCCCTGTCCGCGGCGAACTGGTTGGCGATGCCCGCACAACGCTACATGCACGACTTCGGATTGACGCGCGAGCACCTCGGCCGCATCGCCATCAATGCCCGCACGAACGCCGCTCGCAACCCCGACGCCGTTTACCGCGAGCCCATGACGATGGCGGACTACCTCGGGGCCCGGATGATCTCGGAGCCACTGTGCCTCTACGACTGCGACGTGCCGTGTGACGGCGCCACCGCGGTCATCGTGTCGCGCCGCGACGCTGCCAACGGGCTACCACGCCACCCCCTGACGGTGGAATCTGTCGGCCCGGGCATGTACGAACGTGCCACCTGGGACCAGCGGGCGGACATCACCACGATGGCAGCGCACGATTCGGGTGCGACACTGTGGGAGAACACCAGGCTCACGCCTGCCAACGTGGACATGGCACAGCTGTACGACGGATTCTCGTTCCTCACCGTGATGTGGCTTGAGGCGCTTGGGTTTTGCGATCACGGTAAAGTCGGTGAATTCCTCGACGACGGTTCCCGCATCGCACTGGACGGCCCGCTGCCGATCAACACCAGCGGTGGGCAGCTTTCCGGTGGGCGGTTGCACGGCATGGGCTTCCTGCATGAGGCATGCGTGCAGCTGTGGGGTGAAGGTGGCGAGCGCCAGGCCCCCAAGACTCCTGAGGTGGTGGCGGTCGGGGTCGGCGGCGGACCGGTGGCCGGCTCGATGCTGCTGAGCAGTCGGTAG
- a CDS encoding MaoC family dehydratase, with product MKVFGSVDDAMASIGEELGVSRWVEIDQARIDAFADVTMDHQWIHVDVEKAKAESPYGATIAHGFLTLSLIPGVSKDNYRVENAKMGINYGLNKVRFLAPVTSGSRIRVRSELADATKVADDTVNLTVRHTVEIDGVDKPAAVAELIARFVW from the coding sequence ATGAAGGTGTTCGGGTCAGTGGACGATGCGATGGCGTCGATCGGTGAGGAACTCGGCGTCAGCAGGTGGGTGGAGATCGACCAGGCCCGCATCGACGCGTTCGCCGACGTGACAATGGACCATCAGTGGATCCACGTCGACGTCGAGAAAGCCAAGGCCGAAAGTCCCTACGGCGCGACCATCGCGCACGGCTTCTTGACCTTGTCACTCATCCCTGGAGTGAGCAAGGACAACTACCGCGTCGAGAACGCGAAGATGGGCATCAACTACGGGCTGAACAAAGTTCGCTTCCTGGCACCCGTCACATCGGGCAGTCGGATCCGGGTCCGTTCCGAGCTCGCGGACGCGACGAAGGTCGCCGACGACACCGTCAACCTGACCGTTCGGCACACCGTGGAAATCGACGGGGTGGACAAGCCGGCCGCCGTCGCCGAGCTGATCGCGAGGTTCGTCTGGTGA
- a CDS encoding thiolase family protein, whose protein sequence is MATTTSRAAIIAAARTAIGTARRGTLANVPAIDLAKPVVAAAVERSGLDPADFDDLVLAESMQGGGDSARYIAVALGLVDIPGLAVNRQCASSLSAIAVGAGQIASGMSNAILAGGMESLSTGPIMQKRKLFTPGKSAEDYEQWFPESHPPTAEAPAMDMSITVAHNCNIQYGLTREDQDAWALRSHQRAIKAIDAGAFVDEIIPIEVPQADGSTITFAEDEHPRRGSSMESLAGLKVLHPEIEGFSVTAGNSSGINDAAAVVALTVPDTSQDVLAHVLSWTQVGLDPTRTGSGPIKAIPKALELAGRKLEDVALFEINEAFAAQAVACARELGLDEEIVNVYGSGISLGHPIAATGARMVTSAIYELRRRGGGIGVLSMCAGGGMGAAMVIEVA, encoded by the coding sequence ATGGCCACCACCACGTCCCGCGCAGCCATCATCGCCGCTGCTCGCACGGCCATCGGAACCGCACGCAGAGGCACGCTGGCCAATGTGCCCGCCATCGACCTCGCGAAGCCCGTCGTGGCAGCGGCAGTGGAGCGCTCCGGATTGGACCCCGCGGACTTCGACGACCTCGTGCTCGCCGAGAGCATGCAGGGCGGCGGCGACAGCGCCCGCTACATCGCGGTCGCGCTCGGCCTGGTCGACATCCCAGGCCTGGCGGTCAATCGCCAGTGCGCTTCCAGCCTCTCGGCGATCGCCGTGGGCGCCGGGCAGATCGCCTCCGGGATGAGCAACGCCATCCTGGCCGGCGGCATGGAGTCGCTGTCCACTGGCCCAATCATGCAGAAACGCAAGCTCTTTACGCCAGGCAAGTCGGCCGAGGACTACGAGCAGTGGTTCCCCGAGTCGCATCCGCCGACCGCAGAGGCCCCAGCGATGGACATGTCGATCACGGTGGCGCACAACTGCAACATCCAGTACGGCCTCACTCGCGAGGACCAGGACGCGTGGGCGCTGCGTAGCCATCAGCGCGCGATCAAGGCCATCGACGCCGGGGCGTTCGTCGACGAGATCATCCCGATCGAGGTGCCCCAGGCCGACGGCAGCACAATCACCTTCGCCGAGGACGAGCATCCGCGCCGCGGCAGTTCCATGGAATCGCTGGCCGGGCTGAAGGTGCTGCATCCCGAAATCGAGGGCTTCTCGGTGACGGCGGGCAACTCCTCGGGCATCAACGACGCGGCTGCCGTCGTCGCATTGACCGTGCCCGACACCAGTCAAGACGTACTGGCCCACGTGTTGTCGTGGACGCAGGTCGGACTCGACCCGACCCGTACCGGAAGCGGGCCGATCAAGGCCATCCCCAAGGCTTTGGAGCTCGCCGGCCGCAAGCTCGAGGACGTGGCGCTGTTCGAGATCAACGAGGCGTTCGCCGCCCAGGCGGTGGCGTGCGCGCGCGAACTGGGGCTCGACGAGGAGATCGTCAACGTCTACGGGTCCGGCATCAGCCTTGGCCATCCGATCGCCGCAACGGGAGCCCGGATGGTCACCTCGGCAATCTACGAACTCCGCAGGCGCGGTGGCGGTATCGGCGTGTTGTCCATGTGCGCAGGCGGCGGCATGGGCGCCGCGATGGTCATCGAGGTGGCCTGA
- a CDS encoding OB-fold domain-containing protein codes for MTTLITEGLFRVDGERTVLFASRRRSSGVVKFPAERPELFDGDSDIQDDIEPIELSTEGTLYTYTTQEFPPPLPYKGNRDPKVFTPYVVGFVELPEGVLVETLIVGATAEQLTIGQALVSTTTTLETEDGKSLVTFAFRPVT; via the coding sequence ATGACCACACTGATCACCGAGGGACTGTTCCGGGTCGACGGCGAGCGCACGGTGTTGTTCGCGTCGCGCAGGCGTTCGTCGGGCGTGGTGAAGTTCCCCGCCGAACGGCCAGAGCTCTTCGACGGCGATTCCGACATCCAGGACGACATCGAGCCGATCGAATTGTCCACCGAGGGAACGCTCTACACCTACACCACACAGGAGTTCCCGCCGCCGCTGCCGTACAAGGGCAACCGGGACCCCAAGGTGTTCACGCCGTACGTGGTCGGATTCGTGGAGCTGCCCGAAGGCGTCTTGGTGGAGACACTGATCGTCGGCGCGACCGCTGAGCAACTCACCATCGGTCAGGCCCTGGTGTCCACGACGACCACATTGGAGACCGAGGACGGCAAGTCCCTCGTGACGTTTGCCTTCCGGCCCGTCACGTAG
- a CDS encoding DUF2889 domain-containing protein: MSGFRAAADKAAPELRASRDLRYTLLDDVPVATLISGHALSASGALGEYTKSGYLPVADQCAGFTTGGLLMTSFEEGDPVVVTGPQAPDLDRGNDKWAWHPMTPLAVHGMRRRRRIDVLPAGDGLVQIDAMFRDTYVRADGVETIIHEYTLTAAVTATGVILEAHAEPRVLPWRECPGAVASATRITGMALAELHFRVRQELSGTSTCTHLNDLLRSVADAEALLSQVERG; encoded by the coding sequence ATGAGCGGATTCCGGGCCGCCGCGGATAAGGCGGCACCCGAACTGAGAGCCTCTCGCGACCTTCGCTATACGCTTCTCGACGACGTCCCCGTCGCGACACTTATTTCCGGACATGCACTTTCGGCCTCGGGCGCGCTGGGCGAATACACGAAGTCGGGGTACCTGCCGGTCGCCGACCAGTGTGCCGGCTTCACGACCGGCGGCCTGCTGATGACTTCGTTCGAGGAAGGCGACCCGGTAGTGGTCACCGGCCCGCAGGCGCCTGACCTCGATCGCGGGAACGACAAATGGGCCTGGCACCCAATGACTCCGCTCGCGGTACACGGGATGCGTCGCAGGCGCCGCATCGATGTCCTTCCCGCAGGCGATGGTCTGGTCCAGATCGACGCCATGTTCCGCGATACCTACGTGCGGGCCGACGGCGTGGAGACGATCATCCACGAGTACACCCTGACCGCTGCGGTAACCGCCACTGGCGTAATCCTCGAAGCGCACGCCGAGCCGCGGGTGCTGCCCTGGCGCGAGTGCCCCGGGGCGGTCGCCAGTGCCACCCGGATCACCGGAATGGCATTGGCGGAGTTGCACTTCCGGGTCAGGCAAGAACTATCCGGAACGAGCACCTGCACCCATCTCAACGACCTGCTTCGCAGCGTGGCCGATGCAGAGGCGTTGCTCAGCCAGGTGGAGCGCGGCTAG
- a CDS encoding TetR/AcrR family transcriptional regulator — protein sequence MTVTSGVSAETQLDAGRGERTRAAILDASRRLFLERGYAGTPINAITEACGISRAGFYTYFKDKREIFNVLGKAAYREVLAVIAEWADAEAQFAPADIESWVGHYFDYMDHHGAFVLASVHSAPDDEEFRTSRNRMVTRASWRLGQAIGGDGAHSPEVVGVAVMGMLDRAWHTVDRQTVGVDRGEMIAVVAEMIAGMSRR from the coding sequence GTGACCGTCACCTCGGGTGTCTCCGCTGAGACGCAGCTGGACGCCGGCCGTGGTGAGCGCACCAGGGCGGCCATCCTGGATGCCAGCCGTCGCCTGTTTCTGGAACGTGGCTACGCGGGCACGCCCATCAATGCGATCACCGAGGCGTGTGGCATTTCCCGGGCCGGCTTCTACACCTACTTCAAGGACAAGCGGGAGATCTTCAACGTCCTCGGCAAGGCTGCTTACCGGGAGGTCTTGGCTGTCATCGCCGAGTGGGCTGACGCCGAGGCGCAGTTCGCTCCGGCCGACATCGAGTCGTGGGTCGGCCACTACTTCGACTACATGGACCACCATGGGGCGTTCGTGCTGGCCTCAGTACATTCGGCGCCCGACGACGAGGAGTTCCGGACGTCGCGCAACCGCATGGTGACTCGAGCGTCGTGGCGGTTGGGTCAGGCCATTGGTGGTGACGGTGCGCACTCACCGGAGGTCGTCGGCGTCGCCGTGATGGGCATGTTGGACCGGGCGTGGCACACGGTGGACCGGCAGACTGTCGGCGTCGACCGCGGCGAGATGATCGCCGTGGTCGCCGAGATGATCGCCGGCATGTCGAGACGTTGA
- a CDS encoding amidohydrolase family protein — MTQFTDAPIFDADQHMYETPDALLKYLPEQYKKAVQFVQIGRHTRIAILNKITDYMPNPTFERVAAPGAHEKFYSGQNPEGLTMREMSGRGIDCPPGARNPEDRIAELNGQGVAACINYPTLANLVEHSSAEDPELTAAIIHSLNQWMHEHWGFSYADRIYSTPVINLGIVEEGRRELEYILENGAKVALIKPAPVKGYKGWRSPALPEFDPFWRDVEDAGLPIVLHASQPPLQEYIDKWEPPTTESAFEMSAFKWTALGHREIADMLTSLICHGTLTRFPKLRIASVENGSAWIKPLFDDLEMTYKKMPQNFEEHPHEVFRRNCWVSPFWEGSVADVVETVGWDKVMFGSDWPHPEGLATPKGYFKYAEGMDVRRTYDFMGDNARRFMGLPLANPDPAAVMPPEFANA; from the coding sequence ATGACCCAGTTCACCGACGCACCCATCTTCGACGCCGACCAGCACATGTACGAGACGCCGGACGCACTGCTCAAGTACCTGCCCGAGCAGTACAAGAAGGCCGTCCAGTTCGTCCAGATCGGCAGGCACACCCGCATCGCGATCCTGAACAAGATCACTGATTACATGCCGAACCCGACGTTCGAACGGGTCGCTGCTCCCGGTGCACACGAGAAGTTCTACTCCGGCCAGAACCCCGAGGGATTGACGATGCGCGAGATGTCCGGCCGGGGCATCGACTGCCCGCCAGGGGCGCGCAACCCTGAGGACCGCATCGCCGAACTCAACGGCCAAGGCGTCGCCGCGTGCATCAACTACCCCACCCTGGCCAACCTGGTCGAGCACTCCTCGGCCGAGGACCCCGAACTGACCGCAGCGATCATCCACTCGCTCAACCAGTGGATGCACGAACACTGGGGCTTCAGCTACGCCGACCGCATTTATTCCACACCGGTGATCAACCTGGGCATCGTCGAGGAGGGCCGCCGCGAACTCGAATACATTCTCGAGAACGGTGCCAAGGTCGCGCTGATCAAGCCCGCACCGGTCAAGGGGTACAAGGGCTGGCGCTCCCCCGCACTGCCGGAGTTCGATCCGTTCTGGCGCGACGTCGAGGACGCCGGGCTCCCAATCGTGTTGCATGCCAGCCAACCTCCGCTGCAGGAGTACATCGACAAGTGGGAGCCGCCGACCACCGAGAGCGCCTTTGAGATGTCGGCGTTCAAGTGGACGGCGTTGGGCCACCGCGAGATCGCCGATATGCTGACCAGCCTCATCTGCCACGGCACCCTGACCCGATTCCCCAAGCTGCGCATCGCCAGCGTGGAGAACGGAAGTGCCTGGATCAAGCCGCTGTTCGACGATCTGGAGATGACCTACAAGAAGATGCCGCAGAACTTCGAAGAGCATCCGCACGAGGTGTTCCGCCGTAACTGCTGGGTCAGCCCGTTCTGGGAGGGCTCGGTCGCCGACGTCGTCGAGACTGTCGGATGGGACAAGGTCATGTTCGGCTCGGACTGGCCCCACCCCGAAGGCCTCGCCACCCCCAAGGGCTACTTCAAGTACGCCGAAGGCATGGACGTTCGCCGCACGTACGACTTCATGGGTGACAACGCCCGCCGCTTCATGGGTCTGCCGTTAGCGAATCCCGATCCGGCGGCCGTCATGCCACCTGAGTTCGCCAACGCCTGA
- a CDS encoding ferredoxin: MHVTIDETKCCAAGQCVLIAPQVFDQREDDGIVILLDADPSEDQYEATRQAAAVCPAAAIAVQE, encoded by the coding sequence ATGCACGTCACGATTGATGAAACGAAGTGTTGCGCGGCCGGCCAGTGTGTCCTGATCGCACCGCAGGTCTTTGACCAGCGAGAAGATGACGGGATCGTCATTCTTCTCGACGCTGATCCGTCCGAGGACCAGTACGAAGCGACGCGCCAGGCCGCTGCGGTATGCCCGGCGGCAGCGATCGCGGTGCAGGAGTGA
- a CDS encoding FAD-dependent oxidoreductase, protein MTTAAGVVVVGASAAGLSVAETLRHDGFREPITLVGEEDRLPYDRPPLSKELLSGTWSEDSLDLRDSAAITALGLDVRLGVRAEAVDTASRAVTLSDGSRVGYQDLVIATGVRPRRMPGSDGIAGVHVLRTLGDARRLRSELAGHRRLVIVGAGFLGAEVASVACAAGAHVILVSDAEAPLSDVLGTKLGQLLVGVHAEHGVRVLTGTKVVGIATDGDRATGVQLADGTALPADLVLVSIGSLPNTEWLAGSGVPIGNGVVCDEYCRAAPGVWAAGDVASWHHVGVDERIRIEHRTNASEQGMAVARNIVAGPDPTPFVPVPYIWSDQYDLKIQMYGLPRGADSFTVIDGSIGERKLVAIYGKNGRARAAVGINMFRSLRAARALVAEQAELSSVINEEASA, encoded by the coding sequence GTGACCACCGCGGCGGGCGTCGTGGTCGTCGGAGCGTCGGCGGCCGGCCTATCGGTTGCTGAGACATTGCGCCACGACGGCTTCAGGGAACCGATCACACTCGTCGGCGAGGAGGATCGGCTCCCCTACGATCGGCCACCGTTGTCGAAGGAGCTTCTGTCTGGCACGTGGTCCGAGGACAGCCTCGACCTCCGCGACTCCGCTGCGATCACCGCGCTGGGTCTCGATGTGCGGCTTGGTGTGCGGGCGGAGGCGGTGGACACCGCGAGCCGAGCGGTCACCCTCTCCGATGGATCCCGGGTCGGTTACCAGGACTTGGTGATCGCCACCGGAGTGCGCCCCCGGCGCATGCCCGGCAGCGACGGCATCGCCGGTGTGCATGTGTTGCGCACCCTCGGTGACGCGCGGCGACTGCGTTCGGAGTTGGCCGGACATCGGCGTCTGGTGATCGTCGGCGCCGGATTCTTGGGTGCCGAAGTGGCTTCGGTCGCCTGCGCCGCGGGGGCGCACGTCATCCTGGTGTCCGACGCTGAAGCTCCTCTGTCCGATGTGCTGGGAACTAAACTGGGCCAACTCCTCGTCGGGGTGCACGCCGAGCACGGCGTGCGGGTTCTCACCGGCACCAAGGTTGTCGGCATCGCGACCGACGGCGACCGGGCCACCGGCGTCCAACTCGCAGACGGCACCGCGCTGCCCGCCGACCTGGTGCTGGTTTCGATCGGCTCGCTTCCCAACACCGAATGGCTGGCCGGAAGCGGCGTTCCGATCGGCAATGGCGTGGTCTGCGACGAATACTGCCGGGCGGCGCCGGGTGTGTGGGCGGCGGGCGACGTGGCATCGTGGCACCATGTCGGTGTCGACGAACGCATTCGGATAGAACACCGAACGAACGCATCCGAACAGGGCATGGCCGTCGCACGCAACATCGTCGCGGGACCCGATCCGACCCCCTTCGTGCCGGTGCCCTACATCTGGTCGGACCAGTACGACCTGAAGATCCAAATGTACGGCCTGCCAAGAGGCGCCGACTCGTTCACCGTCATCGACGGCAGCATCGGGGAACGCAAGCTCGTCGCGATCTACGGCAAGAACGGACGCGCACGTGCCGCCGTCGGCATCAACATGTTCCGTTCGCTTCGCGCCGCCCGCGCACTGGTCGCAGAGCAGGCCGAACTTTCATCCGTCATCAACGAGGAGGCCTCCGCATGA
- a CDS encoding NAD(P)-dependent oxidoreductase, with protein MSTQTVNGTTEATRKEPRAGVIGLGMIGGGVAVSLARNGRTPVVYDVRPDAANGLPGVPAPATSPAEVARDSDVVLIAVVDADQARQVLCADDGVLVAARPGLILVLLCTVAVPVVHELAQICAEKGVALLDCGVTQAVPDGLVAILGGEETTVAAAMPVLSDFAKDVVHCGPLGAGMATKIARNVITYGTWRAVHEAATLVESTGVDPRNLITVVEDADPLGATLFSWLRNRLSADEDTRGLVPQVLRLMDKDLAAAQELAARNAIAVPLVDAARARGAETLAIPQKDTHE; from the coding sequence ATGAGCACCCAAACTGTAAACGGCACAACCGAAGCAACTCGTAAGGAGCCGCGTGCCGGCGTCATAGGACTTGGCATGATCGGCGGCGGCGTGGCGGTAAGCCTGGCTCGCAACGGCCGGACCCCGGTGGTCTACGACGTCCGCCCTGATGCCGCAAATGGTCTACCCGGTGTGCCTGCGCCCGCCACGTCGCCGGCCGAGGTGGCTCGCGACAGCGACGTGGTTCTGATCGCCGTGGTCGACGCCGATCAGGCGCGCCAGGTTCTGTGTGCCGACGACGGTGTGCTTGTCGCCGCCCGACCAGGTCTGATTCTGGTGCTGTTGTGCACTGTTGCCGTTCCGGTCGTGCACGAACTCGCGCAGATCTGCGCCGAGAAGGGTGTGGCGCTGTTGGATTGCGGTGTCACGCAAGCGGTCCCGGATGGCCTCGTCGCAATTCTCGGCGGCGAGGAAACCACCGTCGCCGCTGCCATGCCGGTACTGTCGGACTTCGCCAAGGACGTGGTCCACTGTGGGCCGTTGGGCGCCGGAATGGCCACCAAGATCGCCCGCAACGTCATCACCTACGGCACCTGGCGCGCCGTCCACGAGGCCGCAACGCTCGTCGAGTCCACCGGCGTCGACCCACGAAATCTCATCACCGTTGTCGAGGATGCCGATCCGCTCGGCGCCACCCTGTTCTCCTGGTTACGCAACCGGCTCTCCGCGGACGAAGACACCCGAGGTTTAGTACCGCAGGTGCTGCGTCTGATGGACAAGGACCTCGCTGCAGCACAGGAACTCGCGGCGCGAAACGCCATCGCCGTTCCCCTGGTCGATGCTGCTCGAGCGAGGGGCGCCGAAACGTTGGCCATCCCGCAGAAGGACACTCATGAGTGA
- a CDS encoding carboxymuconolactone decarboxylase family protein, protein MSETTELGLKTMDAVYGPGFSETMPDVSNPMLQDTIDHLFGEIWSRPGLSIRDRRLLVIGATAALGRADLIEIQARGALQNDELSPGELREAVLQLHYYVGWGNGTQVNKGVEAAISEHQAKSDPEAKEHNR, encoded by the coding sequence ATGAGTGAAACAACCGAACTGGGCCTGAAAACCATGGATGCGGTCTACGGACCAGGATTCTCCGAAACGATGCCCGACGTGTCAAACCCCATGCTGCAAGACACGATTGACCATCTCTTCGGTGAGATATGGAGCCGGCCCGGCCTTTCGATCCGCGACCGCCGCCTCCTGGTCATCGGAGCCACCGCCGCCTTGGGCCGTGCCGACCTGATCGAGATCCAGGCACGCGGGGCGCTGCAGAACGATGAGCTGTCACCCGGCGAGCTGCGGGAGGCTGTCCTGCAATTGCACTACTACGTCGGCTGGGGCAACGGCACCCAGGTCAACAAGGGCGTCGAGGCAGCCATCAGCGAACATCAAGCCAAGTCCGATCCAGAAGCCAAGGAGCACAACAGATGA
- a CDS encoding cytochrome P450 codes for MTNTIPDMPIERERLLDPPLAYDQLREEQPVTRVRFPSGRIGWLVTRFEEGSQVFSDPRLSSQRPRHDVADEDDVDPDVNESAEALPPTFNSMDAPDHGAYRRLLSGKFTPKSVQANLQPYIDTIVTEHLDAIEALGADGEPVDLIQHLALPIPCLVICELLGVPYEDRDKFHHATEVMMDTSKRRAERDTGAHWLVEYITKLVAEKRADPDSEGLLAELIRKSEEDGSILSDEDLIGIGVLLLFAGHDTTMAMIGLSALTLLTHPVQRQDLADHPEKIGVAVEELLRYLTIVQFGLGRTAKEDLEIAGQAIAKGDLVVVAMPAANRDPRAFDNPDEPDFDRKMTRHLAFGYGVHQCLGQNIARAELKTILPQLLQRFPGLKLATPLDEVEMDAYGTNYGVKKMLVTL; via the coding sequence ATGACAAACACGATTCCCGATATGCCCATCGAACGGGAGCGGCTCCTCGACCCGCCGCTGGCCTACGACCAGCTGCGCGAGGAGCAGCCCGTCACCCGCGTCCGGTTCCCCAGCGGTCGCATCGGCTGGCTCGTCACCCGCTTCGAGGAGGGCAGCCAGGTCTTCTCCGACCCGCGGCTGAGCTCGCAGCGCCCACGTCACGACGTCGCCGACGAGGACGACGTCGACCCCGACGTCAACGAATCCGCCGAGGCGCTGCCGCCCACCTTCAATTCGATGGACGCTCCCGACCACGGCGCGTATCGGCGACTACTGTCGGGCAAGTTCACGCCCAAGTCGGTGCAGGCCAATCTGCAGCCCTACATCGACACCATCGTCACGGAGCATCTGGATGCCATCGAGGCACTGGGCGCCGATGGTGAGCCGGTCGACCTGATTCAGCACTTGGCCCTGCCGATCCCGTGCCTGGTGATCTGCGAGCTGCTGGGCGTTCCCTACGAAGATCGGGACAAGTTCCATCACGCCACCGAGGTGATGATGGACACCAGTAAGCGCCGCGCCGAGCGCGATACGGGTGCGCACTGGCTGGTGGAGTACATCACCAAGCTGGTCGCGGAGAAGCGCGCCGACCCTGATTCCGAGGGATTGCTTGCCGAGCTGATCCGCAAAAGCGAAGAAGACGGCTCCATTCTGTCCGACGAAGACCTGATCGGCATCGGTGTACTGCTGCTGTTCGCCGGGCACGACACGACCATGGCCATGATCGGCCTCTCGGCCCTGACCCTGCTCACCCATCCCGTCCAGCGCCAGGACCTCGCTGACCACCCGGAGAAGATCGGAGTTGCCGTCGAGGAACTGCTGCGGTACCTGACCATCGTCCAGTTCGGCCTCGGCCGCACCGCCAAGGAGGACCTAGAAATCGCCGGTCAGGCGATTGCCAAAGGCGACCTCGTCGTGGTCGCCATGCCTGCGGCCAACCGCGACCCCCGAGCATTCGACAACCCGGATGAGCCGGACTTCGACCGGAAGATGACCCGGCACCTCGCCTTTGGCTACGGGGTGCATCAGTGCCTCGGTCAGAACATTGCCAGGGCGGAGTTGAAAACCATTCTTCCGCAGTTGCTTCAGCGCTTCCCCGGCCTGAAGTTGGCCACACCGCTGGACGAGGTCGAGATGGACGCCTACGGGACGAACTACGGCGTGAAGAAAATGCTCGTGACCTTGTGA
- a CDS encoding TetR/AcrR family transcriptional regulator: protein MADRAEEQPARRRSRRGQGDQLRDEVLAAVNRLLDDWGSDEKLTMRAVAHEVGVTPASIYLHFADKTELVWAALADKYRQLADRMAAADIAAAADGPRERLRAQVHAYCHFAMDNPGHYRLMYEIRQPVVERERMGLHPARQVSARLRRALAACADAGYPLSLPLYQATHTLWTGLHGLVSIQHSLAIEGSRDRLEGMADGLVDILVSVHQRSGPAYPPKTDVDRYIESTVVEIDHES from the coding sequence ATGGCCGACCGCGCTGAGGAACAACCGGCACGCCGCCGGAGCCGCCGTGGCCAGGGCGACCAACTGCGAGACGAAGTGCTCGCGGCGGTGAACCGTTTGCTTGACGACTGGGGCAGCGACGAGAAGCTCACCATGCGCGCGGTGGCCCACGAAGTCGGCGTCACGCCGGCGAGCATCTATCTGCACTTCGCTGACAAGACCGAGTTGGTCTGGGCGGCGTTGGCCGACAAGTACCGACAACTGGCCGACCGGATGGCCGCCGCGGATATCGCCGCCGCTGCGGACGGGCCCCGCGAGCGGTTGCGGGCCCAGGTGCACGCCTACTGCCACTTTGCGATGGACAATCCCGGCCACTACCGGCTCATGTACGAAATTCGCCAGCCCGTCGTCGAACGCGAACGCATGGGATTGCATCCGGCGCGGCAAGTGTCGGCCCGGCTGCGCCGCGCTCTCGCCGCGTGTGCCGATGCGGGCTACCCGCTGTCACTGCCCCTCTACCAGGCAACCCACACTCTGTGGACAGGACTGCACGGCCTCGTTTCCATCCAGCACAGCCTGGCCATCGAAGGCTCCCGCGACAGACTCGAGGGTATGGCTGACGGCCTGGTCGACATTCTGGTCAGTGTTCACCAACGCAGCGGGCCCGCCTATCCGCCGAAAACCGACGTCGACCGCTACATCGAGTCAACGGTCGTCGAAATCGATCACGAGTCCTGA